A genome region from Dolichospermum compactum NIES-806 includes the following:
- the cas7d gene encoding type I-D CRISPR-associated protein Cas7/Csc2: MSFLNTIKTEFHTSFPRLASGKYVHFLMLRHSQSFPVFQTDGVLNTARTQAGLTAKEPISRLVMFKRKQITPERLGGRELLRSLGLTSSNVTEKDKFCEYNGENSCKKCPDCIIYGFAIGDSGSERSKVYSDSAFSLSSYEQSHRSFTFNAPFEGGTMSEKGEMRSAINELDHVLPEVTFPTVETLRDPTFEGFLYVLGNLLRTRRYGAQESRTGTMSNHIIGIVICDGEIFSNLHLTQALYDALKPDIHAPISDIITQATAVTTNLLNQEPIRKSQVIIGSQLTDLLGEVSAIYQNETALQNTLTTLYQQTKTYAETYGAVAKKGKGK; this comes from the coding sequence ATGAGCTTTTTAAACACCATCAAAACTGAATTTCATACCTCTTTCCCACGTTTAGCATCGGGGAAATACGTTCACTTTTTAATGTTACGTCATAGTCAATCTTTCCCCGTTTTTCAAACTGATGGAGTTCTTAATACAGCACGAACTCAAGCGGGTTTAACAGCAAAAGAACCTATTAGTCGGTTAGTAATGTTCAAACGTAAACAAATCACACCTGAACGATTAGGAGGAAGAGAATTATTACGTTCGCTGGGTTTAACGAGTAGTAACGTCACAGAAAAAGATAAATTCTGTGAATACAATGGCGAAAACTCCTGTAAAAAATGCCCTGATTGTATTATCTACGGTTTTGCAATTGGTGATAGTGGTTCAGAACGTTCTAAAGTTTATTCAGATTCCGCTTTTTCTCTTAGTTCCTACGAACAATCTCACCGCAGTTTTACCTTTAATGCTCCCTTTGAAGGGGGAACAATGAGCGAAAAAGGAGAAATGAGAAGTGCAATTAATGAATTAGATCATGTACTCCCAGAAGTCACATTTCCCACCGTAGAAACCCTCCGTGATCCTACATTTGAAGGCTTTTTATATGTTTTGGGTAATCTCCTCCGCACCCGTCGTTATGGCGCACAGGAATCACGTACAGGTACAATGTCAAATCATATTATTGGGATTGTTATTTGTGACGGTGAAATTTTTAGTAATTTGCACTTAACTCAAGCATTATATGATGCCCTTAAACCAGATATTCATGCCCCAATTTCCGATATTATCACCCAAGCAACAGCCGTGACAACTAACTTACTTAATCAAGAACCCATTCGGAAAAGCCAAGTAATTATAGGTTCACAATTAACCGATTTATTAGGTGAAGTTTCAGCTATTTATCAAAATGAGACCGCATTACAGAATACCCTCACAACCCTATATCAACAAACCAAAACCTATGCAGAAACCTATGGCGCTGTAGCTAAAAAAGGCAAAGGTAAATAA
- the cas10d gene encoding type I-D CRISPR-associated protein Cas10d/Csc3 gives MPTLLQALLIETLPEDTDSILKSFIDTVLPEIEREFALISAMGGLEVIHYQNLLKQGDKYAQKNAKSFASKADQSLLVHVLNGLLTAWNLSLHLSARKQLQPVEKKLLCLGITLHDYNKYVKGKGEEQAPPKAHQIEEIINLCQDLGNKLNFDKFWGEWSEYLLEIAFLAQNTQFGVDTNIILSNWENDQRQFTISDLRLTDILRHLLAFGDIAVHISDPAEIVTSTKGDRLRDHLYWLNIPKKLVYHRLRDCRGLITNQIHNAVVNFARQLGWEEILCFAQGVIYLAPADLVSPDIKEIQKTVWQNLIHGDEENNQKGLAAYFQSGDVGFVRDGKGLKIAPQTLELFTPNDLIRILPEVVKAKVANAKSPATPKRLEKLNLTETEHNFLLTGADLRADRLAEFIILSQREFFANSQDYIVWILTTLELQNHISPEQAQIQSGGVNYGWYQVAAHYIANHASLDDQQIIEHIQTLSNNLAIWAEDNQLLKENSSPTYQAFINYLTQYLEIFTTTQEPSEFAKELTAYSQAKTTNQPICSLSNGESQAEEQLDTVVLFKPQQYSNKNALGGGRIKRGISKIWSLEMLLRQAFWNAPPGKLEEQQPVFLYIFPAYLYSPQVAKAIKVLVQEFKRMNLWEVRKHWLDAGMHHDGLQNLPWRDEAEAGRFARNYSNKDLPFMAMTYTTTRGKTITDAWVEPIFLTLALPLLLGVKVVATASPDPLYASDQEFVESAILDGAAGFWQLLGNPQNLRIQDLSTALNRLLITYSLHLDNRSKKPDARWQALNGTVRELVTDVLNIFAISNEGFRNNKKEPGTEDVKRIWNYAQTWVKGDKKMADKLKLIQRIVTEYRQFYQVNIGESSHSILLPISKALEVILTVPEHLDRQDIIFQGAGQLHDALERQEVYKRPLLMDKSVDISTRKNQELTAIHQFMTTCVDDLFCGLYKGDRALLQENRNRIKSGAEFAYRWLALQQKQTENPES, from the coding sequence ATGCCTACACTATTACAAGCATTACTGATTGAAACTTTACCAGAAGATACTGACTCAATTTTAAAATCTTTTATTGACACGGTATTACCAGAAATAGAAAGGGAATTTGCACTTATTTCTGCTATGGGTGGTTTGGAAGTAATCCATTACCAAAATTTGCTTAAACAGGGTGATAAATATGCTCAAAAAAATGCTAAAAGTTTTGCCAGTAAAGCTGATCAAAGTTTATTGGTTCACGTTTTAAATGGATTATTAACAGCATGGAATTTGAGTTTGCATTTATCAGCGAGGAAACAATTACAACCTGTAGAAAAAAAATTGTTATGTTTAGGAATCACACTACATGATTATAACAAATATGTGAAAGGTAAAGGAGAAGAACAAGCACCACCAAAAGCTCATCAAATTGAGGAAATTATCAATTTATGTCAAGATTTAGGCAATAAATTAAACTTTGATAAATTTTGGGGTGAATGGTCAGAATACTTATTAGAAATAGCATTTTTAGCCCAAAATACTCAATTTGGTGTTGACACTAATATTATTCTTTCTAATTGGGAAAATGATCAACGACAATTTACTATATCTGATCTTCGGTTGACAGATATTTTACGCCATTTACTGGCTTTTGGAGACATTGCAGTACATATATCTGATCCCGCAGAAATTGTTACTAGTACAAAAGGCGATCGCTTGCGAGATCATTTATATTGGTTAAATATTCCTAAAAAGTTAGTTTATCATCGTTTACGTGATTGTCGAGGCTTAATTACTAATCAAATACATAATGCAGTTGTTAATTTTGCCCGTCAATTAGGTTGGGAAGAAATTCTTTGTTTTGCCCAAGGTGTTATTTATTTAGCACCTGCTGATTTAGTTTCCCCTGATATAAAAGAGATCCAAAAAACAGTTTGGCAAAATTTAATTCATGGAGATGAAGAAAATAATCAAAAAGGATTAGCTGCATATTTTCAAAGTGGTGATGTGGGCTTTGTTCGTGATGGTAAAGGTCTAAAAATTGCCCCACAAACTTTAGAATTATTTACCCCTAATGATTTAATTAGAATACTTCCTGAAGTTGTCAAAGCTAAAGTTGCTAATGCTAAATCACCTGCTACACCTAAACGGTTAGAAAAATTAAATTTAACTGAAACGGAACATAATTTTTTACTAACTGGGGCTGATCTTCGTGCAGATAGATTAGCAGAATTTATTATTCTATCTCAAAGAGAATTTTTTGCTAATTCCCAAGATTATATAGTGTGGATTTTAACAACTTTAGAATTGCAAAATCATATATCTCCAGAACAAGCACAAATTCAATCAGGAGGGGTAAATTATGGATGGTATCAAGTGGCGGCTCATTATATTGCTAATCATGCCAGTTTAGATGATCAACAAATTATAGAACACATACAAACTTTAAGTAATAATTTAGCGATTTGGGCGGAGGATAATCAATTACTAAAAGAAAATAGTAGTCCTACTTATCAGGCATTTATTAACTATTTGACCCAATATTTAGAGATTTTTACCACAACTCAAGAACCTTCAGAATTTGCCAAAGAGTTAACTGCCTATTCCCAAGCAAAAACTACTAATCAACCGATTTGTTCTTTGAGTAATGGTGAATCACAAGCAGAGGAACAATTAGATACTGTAGTTTTGTTTAAACCTCAACAATATAGCAATAAAAATGCTTTAGGAGGAGGCAGAATTAAACGAGGAATATCAAAAATTTGGTCTTTAGAAATGCTATTACGTCAAGCATTTTGGAATGCACCACCAGGAAAACTAGAAGAACAACAACCAGTATTTTTATATATCTTTCCAGCATATCTTTATTCTCCCCAAGTAGCTAAAGCCATTAAAGTATTAGTTCAAGAATTTAAAAGAATGAATCTTTGGGAAGTTCGTAAACATTGGTTAGATGCAGGAATGCACCACGACGGACTGCAAAATTTACCTTGGAGGGATGAAGCAGAAGCAGGAAGATTTGCACGCAATTACTCAAATAAAGATTTACCATTTATGGCTATGACTTACACCACTACAAGAGGAAAAACAATTACTGATGCTTGGGTAGAACCGATTTTTTTAACTTTAGCTTTACCTCTTTTATTAGGTGTAAAAGTCGTAGCTACTGCTAGTCCTGACCCACTTTATGCCAGTGATCAAGAGTTTGTTGAATCAGCAATTTTAGATGGTGCAGCAGGATTTTGGCAATTATTAGGTAATCCGCAAAATCTCAGAATCCAGGATTTATCAACTGCCTTAAACCGACTTTTAATCACCTATAGTTTGCATTTAGATAATCGGAGTAAAAAACCTGATGCTAGATGGCAAGCATTAAATGGCACAGTTAGAGAATTAGTCACAGATGTTTTAAATATCTTTGCTATTTCTAACGAAGGATTTCGTAACAATAAAAAAGAACCAGGAACAGAAGATGTTAAACGAATTTGGAATTATGCCCAAACCTGGGTAAAAGGAGACAAAAAAATGGCAGATAAACTCAAATTAATTCAGCGCATTGTCACAGAATACCGCCAATTTTATCAAGTGAATATTGGTGAATCTAGTCATTCAATTCTCTTGCCAATTTCTAAAGCATTAGAAGTAATTCTCACAGTTCCCGAACATCTTGATCGGCAAGATATCATCTTCCAAGGTGCAGGACAATTACATGATGCTTTAGAAAGACAGGAAGTTTATAAACGTCCTTTATTAATGGATAAATCTGTAGATATTTCTACGCGAAAAAATCAAGAATTGACGGCAATTCATCAATTTATGACCACCTGTGTTGATGATTTATTTTGTGGATTGTATAAAGGCGATCGCGCACTTCTTCAAGAAAACCGCAACCGCATTAAATCTGGCGCAGAATTTGCCTATCGTTGGTTAGCTTTACAACAAAAACAAACAGAAAACCCTGAATCATAA